A single region of the Schizosaccharomyces osmophilus chromosome 3, complete sequence genome encodes:
- the pxd1 gene encoding structure-specific DNA nuclease regulator Pxd1 — protein MNESKMQESEGKNEMEQKQEIEKDNSISSFSQRLQNFRYHMKSHSRPRQQTLHSFVNKESQMVEDFSKIGKITEKEKKSKVPGNTITSRVQKSFRELYPSNPSPKKNPRKENIGKETKSPLGFFGHIIPKKKPIIPLKPSSGIGLERAARKKVNNALLEPRVARLYAKSQKAVFPTISKNQNSERGFSESELPQKVTPYLWTYPSRILKNQVVDEHGNLKYNERPDIDMNYWLHLNPHSLKGNEESYDLEKSGMYFGMLEFPTSDSSEESFDSSELLEAPADEVENENDTLNEAAIPSMLNSSNITRFFKSHKGRRLYAQFLKCDAASASIPFRQIHNDLVSHGVHVDFRTLNNWLNERNIPYV, from the coding sequence GATGCAGGAAAGCGAAGGGAAGAATGAAATGGAacagaaacaagaaatagAGAAGGACAattccatttcttctttctcgCAAAGGCTGCAAAACTTTCGATATCATATGAAATCGCATAGTCGACCGCGACAGCAAACGCTTCATTCCTTCGTGAATAAAGAGTCGCAGATGGTAGAGGACTTTTCGAAGATTGGAAAAATCacagaaaaggaaaagaaatccaaagTTCCTGGGAATACCATCACATCACGAGTGCAAAAGTCGTTTAGGGAGCTATATCCCAGCAATCCCAGcccaaagaaaaacccaAGGAAAGAGAACATTGGGAAGGAAACGAAATCTCCATTGGGATTTTTTGGTCAcataattccaaaaaagaagccgATTATTCCTTTGAAACCTTCGTCGGGAATAGGCTTGGAGCGTGCAGCAAGGAAAAAAGTCAACAACGCATTACTTGAACCACGGGTAGCACGTTTATATGCCAAGAGTCAAAAAGCCGTTTTTCCAACGATATCGAAGAATCAGAATTCCGAACGTGGTTTTTCGGAGAGTGAGTTGCCGCAAAAAGTAACACCGTATTTATGGACCTATCCATCTCggattttaaaaaatcaagtTGTTGACGAGCATGGAAATCTCAAGTATAACGAACGCCCTGATATAGACATGAATTATTGGCTGCATTTAAACCCGCATAGTTTGAAAGGGAACGAAGAATCCTATGATCTGGAAAAGAGTGGAATGTATTTTGGAATGTTGGAATTTCCTACTTCGGATTCGAGTGAAGAATCTTTTGATTCCTCAGAATTGTTGGAAGCACCTGCTGATGAAGTGGAAAATGAGAATGATACGCTTAATGAGGCAGCCATCCCAAGCATGTTGAACTCTTCCAACATCACTAGGTTTTTTAAGAGTCataaaggaagaaggtTATATGCTCAGTTTTTAAAATGTGACGCCGCAAGCGCTTCAATCCCTTTTCGTCAAATTCATAATGATTTAGTAAGTCATGGAGTGCACGTTGACTTTCGAACATTGAACAACTGGTTGAATGAACGAAATATTCCTTATGTATAA